The nucleotide window TGGATTGCAGCAGTCGCCAAATTGTGTCCTATGCTCAACTGGTGTCGAAGAGATCGACCACATCTTGCTCTCCTGTGCGGCCGGTGGAGTACGTGCATTGGGTTGGGAGCACATTTGACATTCCCCAAGGCGGGCAGTGGCGACAACAATATTATATTATAATCTCGCGCCACAATCTAGGGCAATGCCGTGCCGTGTTTTGGGGAGGCCCGTGCGTATGCTACCACGCGTGACCTGTTTTTTTCCTTTCTCTCGAGAAACCAGGCAACCGAATATACGGAGCAGGCAGCagcaggagtagtagtagtataacaTTATTCGGATTTGGACCATCCATCTGCACAAAACTAGCCGTTAACCGTGCATGGAAGCAAGCAAGTGTGGATCGGCCGTTTATCGTCTGGTCTTGGCCGGCGTAAACTAAGTATACATTGTTTGGATCCGATCGAATACTTTACTTTGGCTGGGTAGCTAGGCTAGCTTATTTAGCCGGCATGCATCTGCTTGTCGTTCTTGGCTCGTACACGACAATGCGATGTGTCCGATCTGCCTAGCTCGGCCGCGTTGTATATAGCAATATACTTCTAATAAAAGCTTAGGACGACACGTTGCCACGCAAGCTGTGCAACGCGGCGGCCGAGAGGCAGATCGgacactacatcacattgcttacCGACGAGATCGACGAGACAAACGCAGCAAGCTAATAATGAGCACGCATACACTATGGCCTGGTCTAGTTCCACCCCTAAAGCTTACTGTACTCTCTATctccatgcatggagtattaaatagaggcttaaaaaaataactaattacatagtttatgactaatttgcgagacgaatctttgaagcctaattaatccatgattcgACAAcatagtgctacagtaacacacgtgctaatgacggattaattaggcttaataaattcgtctcgaaGATTACTgtcggattctataatttatttttttattagtatccgaacacctcataTGACACCTCTATGTGACAACCCAAAATTTTACGccctggatttaaacaaggcTTATCTTTGATCATTTTGGATCTGTCTGCACTCCCTGGCATCCATGCATTTGCTTGGTTATATTAACCACAGTCCACAGTTTAGTTGGTGTACCAACGTGCGCAATGACGACCTAGCAAAGCAACGCGAGACCAAGTCAATAATCAAACAAGTTCTCTAGGTCCACCGTTGTTTTTTTATTGTGCACCCGTTACTAACAACTCTTGCGAATGGCAGTACATATATGATGCAACGCAAGTGTGAAGTGCGCACGGATGAACGGCGACGAAGGAGCAACGAAATGGAGCTAGCTAGCTGCGTGCTCAGCTGCACGACAAAATATTTCTTGTTTATTCAGTCAATGTTTCGCTTAATTAGTTTCCCTACTAGCTAGGCTCTGAGCGTGCTTTCAGACGCATGTTGAGTCAATGTTTCTGCCaacttttgatttttttttaatcctATACATACCAGAGTTACCAAAGAGTTTACCAAAGTTAGAATGTGAATAATGATCCACGGCATGCATGGTTTCAGGGCCACGAAATGACGGTAGTGGAGGCCGACGGCCACTACGTGAAGCCGTTCGTGGTGAAGAACCTCAACATCTACTCCGGCGAGACCTACTCCGTGCTCATCAAGGCCGACCAGAACCCCAACCGCAACTACTGGCTCGCCTCCAACGTCGTCAGCCGCGAGCCCGGCACGCCCACGGGCACCGCCGTCCTCAGCTACTACGGCGGCCGCAGCAGCCCGCGGAAGCCGCCGCCGACCACCCCTCCCACGGGTCCGGCCTGGAACGACACCACGTACCGGTTCCGGCAGAGCGTGGTGACGGTGGCGCACCCGGCGCACGTCGAgcctccgccgccgcgcgccgACCGCACCATCCTCCTGCTCAACACGCAGAACAAGATCGACGGGCACATCAAGTGGGCGCTCAACAACGTGTCCTTCACGCTGCCGCACACGCCCTACCTGGTGGCCATGAAGAGCGGCCTCCTCGGCGCCTTCGACCAGCGCCCGCCGCCGGAGACGTACGCGCACCAGGGGTACGATGTATACGCTCCGCCGCCGAACCCGAACACGACGGTCAGCGACGGGCTGTACCGGCTGCAGTTCGGCTCCGTCGTCGACGTGGTGCTGCAGAACGCCAACATGCTGGCGGCCAACAAGAGCGAGACGCACCCGTGGCACCTGCACGGCCACGACTTCTGGGTGCTGGGCTACGGCATCGGCCGCTTCGACCCGGCGGTGCACCCGGCGTCCTACAACCTCAAGGACCCCATCCTAAAGAACACGGTGGCCGTGCACCCCTACGGCTGGACGGCGCTGCGGTTCAAGGCCGACAACCCCGGCGTGTGGGCGTTCCATTGCCACATCGAGTCTCATTTCTTCATGGGAATGGGCATCGCCTTCGAGGAAGGCGTCGAGCGCGTCGCTCAGCTCCCGCAACAGATCATGGGGTGCGGGAAGACCAAGGGCGGACACTAACAACCAATCATCGATCAACCAGGAGATCGGACTGATGTTGTTCAGCAGCTGCATGCATCGTTGATCCATTTCATTCTTTTGTTTCTTGCTACTACAATCCATCTAATGGTACGAAAGACCTTCAGTCGCGGGCACATTTCTGGAGGAAGACAAATTGTTGCATTATGTATTTTTGTTTCATCAACAATGTTCCAAAAAGAAATCCAGATGATAAGAGATTTGTATGGGTATTTAGATTCGTAATGTTACATTATATGTATACAGTCCTGCGACTTTTAAAA belongs to Miscanthus floridulus cultivar M001 chromosome 4, ASM1932011v1, whole genome shotgun sequence and includes:
- the LOC136551678 gene encoding L-ascorbate oxidase-like encodes the protein MTVVEADGHYVKPFVVKNLNIYSGETYSVLIKADQNPNRNYWLASNVVSREPGTPTGTAVLSYYGGRSSPRKPPPTTPPTGPAWNDTTYRFRQSVVTVAHPAHVEPPPPRADRTILLLNTQNKIDGHIKWALNNVSFTLPHTPYLVAMKSGLLGAFDQRPPPETYAHQGYDVYAPPPNPNTTVSDGLYRLQFGSVVDVVLQNANMLAANKSETHPWHLHGHDFWVLGYGIGRFDPAVHPASYNLKDPILKNTVAVHPYGWTALRFKADNPGVWAFHCHIESHFFMGMGIAFEEGVERVAQLPQQIMGCGKTKGGH